From the genome of Streptomyces xanthophaeus:
ACGATGCCGCCCTTGGCGGTGCCGTCGAGCTTGGTCAGCACGATGCCGGTGATGTCCACGACCTCGGCGAAGACGCGGGCCTGGGTCAGGCCGTTCTGCCCGGTGGTGGCGTCCAGGACCAGCAGGATCTCGTCGAGCGGACCGTGCTTCTCCACGACGCGCTTGACCTTGCCGAGCTCGTCCATCAGGCCGGTCTTGGTGTGCAGGCGGCCGGCGGTGTCGATGAGCACCACGTCGGCGCCCTCGGCGATGCCCTCCTTGACCGCGTCGTAGGCGATCGAGGCCGGGTCGCCGCCCTCGGGGCCGCGTACGGTACGGGCACCGACGCGCTCGCCCCAGGTCTGGAGCTGGTCGGCGGCGGCGGCGCGGAAGGTGTCGGCGGCGCCGAGCACCACGGAGCGTCCGTCGGCGACGAGCACCCGGGCCAGCTTGCCGGTGGTGGTGGTCTTACCGGTGCCGTTGACACCGACGACCATGATCACGCCGGGGGTGTCCTCGCCGCTCTCCGTCTTCACGGCGCGGTCGAAGTCGGTGCCGACCAGGGTCAGCAGCTCCTCCTTGAGCAGGGCGCGCAGGTCCGCCGGGGTCCGGGTGCCGAGCACCTTGACCCGCTCGCGGAGCCGGTCGACGAGCTCCTGGGTCGGCACGACACCGACGTCGGCGACGAGGAGGGTCTCCTCGATCTCCTCCCAGGTGTCCTCGTCGAGGTGCTCCCTGGAGAGCAGCGTGAGCAGCCCCTTGCCGAGGGAGTTCTGCGACCGGGCCAGGCGGGCGCGCAGCCGGACCAGCCGCCCGGCGGTGGGCTCGGGAACCTCGATCTCGGGCGCGGCCGGGGCCGCGGGCACGGGTTCGGCTGCCGGCGCCTCGACGGGAGCCTCGGCCTCCGGGAGCCCGACCTCCTCGATCGTGCGGCGCGGCTCTTCCGCCGTCTCTACGGCGTCCTCCCCCACCTGCGGCTCGGCAGGCGGGGCAGTGATGGTCGGCGTGCTCGGCGGTGCCTGCGGCGGCAGCTGCTTCTTCTTGCGGCTGCTGACCACGAGCCCGCTGATCACACCGACCGCGACCAGGGCGATGACTACAGCAAGGATGAGGATGTCCATAACCCCATCAGTATCGGACACGGCCACCCCGGAGCCGGGGACCCGGGCGTGCGGACCAGGACGTAAGCCGCCGTTTGTGGTTTTAGCAGCAAATCCATGATGATGGACGACTTCCCCTCATAACCTCCCCAACGGAGCAATCGCATGCCTGCCGAGCCCGCCGACGGCGCAGCCGAAACCGCGATCGAGACCCGCGGTCTGGAACCGGTCCCGGACAGCGAGCGCGGCGGCCGGGTCCGCGAGCTCGTGCCCACCTGGGTCGCCGCCAACATCAGCGTGCTCCTGCTGACCATGGGTGCGGGCCTGGTGATCTTCAACAAGCTCAACATCTGGCAGGTGCTCGTCGTCGCGGTCGCGGCGCCGGTCGTCTCGTACGGGATCGTCGGCCTGATATCCATCGCGGGCAAGCGCGGCGGCGCCCCGGGCATGGCCCTCTCCCGGGCGGTGTTCGGCCAGCGCGGCAACCTCTTCCCGGGCGCCCTGATCTGGGTGGCCCGCTGGGGCTGGGAGACCATCAACGCGGTCAGCGGCGCCTACGCCGTACTGACCGTGCTCGACCTGCTGTTCGGGGTGCGCAGCAGCACCCCGCTCATCGTCGTCACCCTGCTGTTCTTCGTGGGCTGCACCTTCGTGGTCTCGGGTCTCGGCATCAACGCGCTGCGCGTCTGCTCCACGTGGTCGACGTACCTCTTCGGCGCCTTCAGCGTGCTCGTCCTCGGGTACCTGGTCTTCACCACCGACTGGTCCGCCGTCTTCGGCAAGCCCGCCGGCTCCAGCGCGATGATGATCGCGGGCATCGGCACGATCGCGGCCGGCGGGATCAGCTGGGTTCCCTCGGGCCCCGACTTCACCCGCTACCTGCCGCGCAGCGCCTCCTCCAGGGCCATGGTCGGCGCGACGATCGGCGGCGCCGGCGTGGTCGTGCTCCCGATGGTCCTGATGGGCGCGGTCATGGCCGTCGGCACCCCGGACCTGGCCACGGCCCAGGATCCGGTGTCCTTCATCGGTGAGCTGCTCCCGACCTGGATCGCGGTCCCGTACCTGCTCATCGCGCTCGTCGGCATGCTGCTGATCAACTCGATGTCCATGTACTCGGCCGGGTTCACCGCGCAGACCCTGGGCATCAAGGTCCCGCGGGCCGCGGCCGTCAGCGTCAACGCGGTCATCAGCCTGGTCTTCGGTTTCCTGCTGATGGTGGTCGCCACCAGCTTCTTCGGCTCGTTCATCTCCTTCCTGACGCTGCTGGCCGTGGCGTTCTCCGCCTGGATCGGCGTCTTCGGCGTGGACATGCTGCGCCGCACGGCCTACGACGGCCCCGCGCTGCTGGACACCACGCGGACCAGCGCCTACTGGTACAAGGGCGGCTTCGCCTGGCAGGCCATGACCGCGTGGGCCCTCGCCCTCGTCGTGGGCCTGCTGTTCACCAAGGTGGACTGGTTCGCCGGACCGCTCGCCTCCACCTGGATCGGGGAGAACGGCCTGGGCTGGGCCGCGGGCATCCTCACCTCGGCCGTGCTGTACGCCGTACTGCCGCGCACGGCGCCGGTGGAGCCGGCCGCGGCCGGGGAGCGCGAGCTCGCCGGATCCCTGTCCAACTGACGCTACGTCAGCTAACGTCCCCCTTCGCCCGCCCACCCACATCCGGCGAAGGGGGACTTCTCCATGCCCATCACCGTGGCCCGGTTCAATCTCGTCGACCCCGACGGCACCCCCGAGTCCCTCTCGGCCCGCTACAAGGCGGCGCTGGAGATGGCCCGGTACGCGGACGACCGCGGGATCGACACCATCCAGACCGAGGAACACCACGGCACCGGCAACAACTGGCTGCCCTCCCCCTTCGCCTTCGCGGGCGCGGTGTTCGGCGCGACCCGCCGGATCGCCGTCACCGTCTCGGCGATCATCGGCCCGCTGTACGACCCCCTGAGGGTCGCCGAGGACATCGCCGTCCTCGACCTGCTGAGCGGTGGCCGCCTGGTGACGGTCGCGGGCATCGGCTACCGGCCCGAGGAGTACGAGCAGCACGGCGTGGAGTGGGGCCGGCGCGGCAGGCTCCAGGACGAGCTGCTGGAGACCCTGCTGAAGGCGTGGACCGGCGAACCCTTCGAGTTCCGCGGCCGCACGGTACGGGTCACCCCGGTGCCGTTCACCCGGCCGCACCCCCTGCTGCTGGTCGGCGGCAGCTCCGAGGCCGCGGCCCGCCGTGCCGCCCGGCTGGGGCTGCCCTTCTTCCCCAGCGCGCACCTGCCGGAGCTGGAGGCGTACTACACCGCGCGGCTGGCGGAGTACGGCACGGAGGGCTTCTGCATGATGCCGGCGGCCGAGACCCCGCTGCTGCACATCGCGGAGGACCCGGACCGGGTCTGGGCCGAGCACGGCGAGCGCTTCCTGCACGAGGCGGGCATGTACGCGTCCTGGCAGTCCAAGGACATCCGCAGCGCCGTACGGTCGGCCGCGCGCTCGGTGGCGGAGCTGCGCGCGGAGGGCGTGTACCGGATCCTCACCCCGGACGAGGCGGTCGCGTACGGCCGGGCCGCGGGCGAGGCGGGGAACCTGGTCCTGCACCCGCTGTGCGGGGGGATGCCGCTGGACGAGGGCTGGCGGAGCCTGCACCTGCTCTGCGAACAGGTACTGCCCCGGCTCAGGGGCTGAGCCGGGGCAGTATCGAGGGGATGGGGCGTTGGCGGGGGTGGTTACCCCATCTCCTCCAGCGCCTTGCCCTTGGTCTCCGGCACCCACTTGAGGATGAACGGGATCGAGAGCAGGGCGAAGCCGGTGTAGATCATGTACGCGCCGGACAGGTTCCAGTCCGAGAGCGACGGGAAGCTGACGGTGATGACCCAGTTGGCGATCCACTGGGCGGCGGCGGCCACGCCGAGGGCGGCGGCCCGGATGCGGCCCGGGAACATCTCGCCGAGCAGCACCCAGACGACCACGCCCCAGGAGAGGGCGAAGAAGAGGACGAAGCAGTTGGCGGCGACCAGGGCCACGATGCCCTGGGCGTGCGGCAGGGAGATGTCGTCGCCGACCCCGGACTTGTACGAGAAGGCCCAGGCGGCCAGGCCCAGCGAGATCGACATGCCGACGGAGCCGATGAGCGCGAGCGGCTTGCGGCCGATCCGGTCGACGAAGATCATCGCGATCACCGTACCGATGATGTTCACGACCGAGGTCTCGAAGGAGTACAGGAACGAGGCGCTCGCGTCGATGCCGACCGACTGCCACAGCGAGGAGCTGTAGTAGAAGATCACGTTGATGCCGACCAGCTGCTGGAACAGCGAGAGGCCGATACCCACCCAGACGATGGGCAGGAAGCCGAAGCGGCCGCCGAGCAGGTCCTTGAAGGTGGACTTGTGCTCGGAGCGCATCGCGTGCTCGATCTCGGCGACCCGTTCCTCCAGGTCGATCTTCGAACCCTCGACCTCGGTCAGCACCTTCCTGGCCTCGTCGTTGCGGCCGACGGAGATCAGGAAGCGGGGGGACTCCGGGATGACGAAGGACATCAGCCCGTAGAGGGCGGCCGGGACGACCATGACGCCCAGCATCCACTGCCAGGCCTCCAGGCCCGCGATGTTGCCGCGCTGGTCCCCGTCGGCGAGGTTCAGGATGGCCCAGTTCACGAGCTGGGAGACGGCGATGCCGATGACGATGGCGGCCTGCTGGAAGGAGGCGAGGCGGCCGCGGTAGGCGGCCGGGGACACCTCGGCGATGTAGGCGGGGCCGATGACGGAGGCCATGCCGATGCCGATGCCGCCGATGACGCGCCACATGGCGAGGTCCCACAGCGCGAACGGAAGGGCCGAACCGAGGGCGCTCGCGGTGAAGAGGAGGGCGGCGATCTGCATGCAGCGGATTCGGCCGATCCGGTCAGCGATGCGGCCCGCGGTGGCGGCGCCGAACGCGCAGCCGATCAGTGCGGCGGCGATCACCTGGGCGAGCGCCGCGGACCCGACGTCGAACCGTTCGCGGATGGCGACGACGGCGCCGTTGATGACGGAACTGTCGTACCCGAAGAGGAAGCCGCCCATCGCCGCGGCCGCGGCGATGAAGATGACATGGCCGAGGTGCTCGGGGTGCGGCGAAGATCCGCCGCCAGGTGCCGGGGCCCGCGATGTGCTGCTGGTCAAGGTGTGCTCCGTGGGGGTTTTGTCCGTCCTCACAGTGGCGCACAGTTCAAGATCGGGCACCACTCGAAGGCGGGAGACAGCGGAGCGAGCCTATGCGTTCAGTTTCTGAAGTCAATACTTGGCTTGAAGTTGATGTGTCCGGAAGATTACCGACATTGGATTCACTTCTTGAAACTACGGGTCTCAGCGGAGCCGTTGGCTGATGACCTTGGAGACTCCGTCCCCCTGCATCGAGACGCCGTAGAGCGCGTCCGCGACCTCCATCGTCCGCTTCTGGTGCGTGATGACGATCAGCTGCGAGCTCTCCTGGAGCTCCTCCATGATCCGGATCAGCCGCTGCAGATTGGTGTCGTCGAGCGCGGCCTCGACCTCGTCCATCACGTAGAACGGGCTGGGGCGTGCCATGAAGATGGACACCAGCAGCGCCACGGCGGTGAGCGAGCGCTCGCCGCCGGAGAGCAGCGACAGCCGCTTGACCTTCTTGCCCGGCGGACGGGCCTCCACGTCGATGCCGGTGGTCAGCATGTTGTCGGGGTCGGTGAGGATCAGCCGGCCCTCGCCGCCGGGGAACAGGCGCGAGAACACCCCCTCGAACTCCCGGGCCGTATCCCGGTACGCCTCGGTGAAGACCTGCTCGACGCGCTGGTCGACCTCCTTCACGACTTGAAGGAGATCGGCCCTCGTCTTACGGAGATCCTCCAGCTGCTCGCTGAGGAACTGGTGGCGCTCCTCCAGCGCCGCGAACTCCTCCAGCGCGAGCGGGTTGACCTTGCCGAGCTGCTGGTAGGCGCGTTCGGCGGCCTTGAGCCGCTTCTCCTGCTGGGCCCGGACGAAGGGGCCGGGCCGGTTGCGCGGGTCCTGCGGATCCTCCGGCAGGACCTCGCCCTCGGCGGCCGGGGACGGGGGCACCGGCTGGTCGGGGCCGTACTCGGCGACCAGCCCGGCGGCCGCCATGCCGAACTCCTCCAGCGACCTGGCCTCCAGCGCCTCGATGCGCAGCCGCTGCTCGGCCCCGAGCACCTCGCCGCGGTGGACCGAGTCGGTGAGCTTGTCCAGCTCCCCCTTCAACTCCCGGCCGCGGTTGCGCGCCTCGCCGAGCTCCCGCTCGCGCAGGCCCTTCGCCCGTTCGGCCGCCACCCGCTCCTCGTCGGCCCTGCCGAGCGACACCTCCACGTGCGCGAGGAGCTGCCGGGACCCGTCGGCCACCGCCCGGGCCACCTCCGCCTCGTGGCGCAGCCGGGCCCGGCGGCGCTCCGCGCGGGTCCGGGCCTCGCGTTCCGCACGGGCCCCGCGGTCGAGTGAATCCGCCCGTCCGGCCAGCCCCTTGACCCGCTCCTCGAGGGTCCTGAGCTGCAGCCGGGCCTCCATCTCGGTCTGCCGGGCGTTGGCCCCGTCGGCGGCGAGCCGGTCCCGCCGGGAGCCGTCCGGCTCCTCGTCCACCGGCATCTCCTCGGCGGTCGCGAGGCGCTCCGCGCACTCCTCCACGTCTGCCAGCGCCTGTTCCAGGGCGTCCTGGGCCCTGGCCGCGGCGGCGGCGCTGCGTTCGGCCTCGCCGGCCGCGCCCTTCGCCTGCCCGGCGAGCCGCCCGAGCTGCTGGGCGACCCCGGCCCGGGCCGCTTCTGCGGCGCGCCGCCGCTCGGCGAGCTCCTCGACCAGGGCGGCCGCGTCCTGACGGCGCGCCTGGGCGGCCGCCCGGGCGTCGGCGAGCTCCTCGCACCGGACGCCGAGCCGGACCAGCTCGCCCGCGGCCTCGTCGACGGCCGCCTGCACCTCGATCAGGCTGGGGGCTCCGGCGGAGCCACCGTGCGCGAGGTGCGCACCGAGCACGTCACCGTCGAGGGTCACGGCCACCGCGTCGGGGCGCTGCGCGATCAGCGCCTCGGCCTCGTCGAGGGTCCCGACCACGACGTGGTCCCGCAGCACCCACTCCACGGCCCGCCGCACCTCCGCGTCCCCGCCGACCAGTCCGGCGGCCGGTACGGGCGCGCCCGCCGGTGCGCCGCCCGCGAGCGGCTCCGGGGCCGGCGCCGAGGCGGACGCACCGACGCTCACCGGCAGGTGCGGTGCGTGCGCGGGCAGATCTCCGTCCCGGGAGGGGGCCGGACGGGGGACCGCTCCCGGGGATCCGGCTCCACCGGCAGCCGCTGCCCCGGCCACGTCCCCGTCCGCGGGTCCGGCCGAGGCCTGGCCCGGGAGGGCGGGTGCGGCGGCCGGGGCGATCAGCAGGGTGGCGCGGCCCGCGTCCGCCTCACGGAGGTGGCGGATCGCCTCGGCCGCCGCCCCCGGGGAGGCCACCGCCAGCGCGTCCGCGGCCGAGCCCAGTGCGGCGGCCACGGCGACCTCGTACCCGGGGGCCACCGACAGTCTCTGCGCCGCCGGTCCCAGCAGCCCGGCCAGCCGCTCCCGCGCCGCGAGCAGTGCGCCCGTACCGTCCTTGCGGCGCAGCCCCAGCGCCAGCGCGTCCCGGCGCGCCGAGACGGCCGCCCGTGAGCGCTCCGCCCCGGACAGGTCCTCCCGGGCGGCGGACAGTTCCGCCTCGGCCCGTGCCAGCCGTTCCCGCGCGCTCTCGTGGTCGGTGCCGGCCGACGGGTCGTCGAGGCCGCCGACCTCCTCCGCCAGTGCCTCGTACTCCTGCTGCGCGGCGGCGGCCCGGGACTGCGCCTCGTCCCGCGCCGCGACGAGCCGGTCGATCTCGGCCTGCGCCGCCCCCGCACGGGAGCGGGCCGCGCCGAGCCGCCCGGTCAGCCGGGCCAGTCCCTCGCGCCGGTCGGCGATGGCCCGCGCGGCGTCCCGCAGCCGGCGTTCCTCCTCGGCCAGCGCCCGTTCCAGCTCCGCCCGGTGCTCGGCCGTGTCCTCCAGCGCCCGCGAGGCCGCCTCCAGGGCCGCTGTCAGTTCCGCCTCCTGCTCACGGATCCGCGCGGCTTCCCGCTCCATCTCCTCGGGATCGCGGCCGCGCCGCTCCTCCTCGGCCGGAGCCGAGGCGCTCTTGACCCGCGCGTCCGCCAGGGAGGCGGTCCCCCGGACGCGTTCGGCGAGCTGCGACAGTTCGTACCAGGTCTGCTGCGCCCGCTGCAGCCGCGGTGCGAGCTCCCGTACCGCCTCCTCCAGCTCCGCCTCGCGCCGCACGGCGCCCGCGAGCTGGGCCTCGGCGGCCTCCTTGCGCTCCTTGAGCGCCGCCTCGTCCGCGATCTCCGCGTCGAGGGCGCGCCGCAGTACGACCAGGTCGTCGGCGAGCAGCCGCAGCCGCGCGTCGCGCAGGTCCGCCTGGATCACGGCCGCCCGCCGGGCGACCGCCGCCTGCCGTCCCAGGGGCTTGAGCTGGCGCCGCAGCTCGTCGCCGAGGTCCTGGACGCGCGCGAGATTGGCCTGCATCGCGTC
Proteins encoded in this window:
- the ftsY gene encoding signal recognition particle-docking protein FtsY, whose protein sequence is MDILILAVVIALVAVGVISGLVVSSRKKKQLPPQAPPSTPTITAPPAEPQVGEDAVETAEEPRRTIEEVGLPEAEAPVEAPAAEPVPAAPAAPEIEVPEPTAGRLVRLRARLARSQNSLGKGLLTLLSREHLDEDTWEEIEETLLVADVGVVPTQELVDRLRERVKVLGTRTPADLRALLKEELLTLVGTDFDRAVKTESGEDTPGVIMVVGVNGTGKTTTTGKLARVLVADGRSVVLGAADTFRAAAADQLQTWGERVGARTVRGPEGGDPASIAYDAVKEGIAEGADVVLIDTAGRLHTKTGLMDELGKVKRVVEKHGPLDEILLVLDATTGQNGLTQARVFAEVVDITGIVLTKLDGTAKGGIVVAVQRELGVPVKLIGLGEGPDDLAPFEPEAFVDALIGD
- a CDS encoding purine-cytosine permease family protein is translated as MPAEPADGAAETAIETRGLEPVPDSERGGRVRELVPTWVAANISVLLLTMGAGLVIFNKLNIWQVLVVAVAAPVVSYGIVGLISIAGKRGGAPGMALSRAVFGQRGNLFPGALIWVARWGWETINAVSGAYAVLTVLDLLFGVRSSTPLIVVTLLFFVGCTFVVSGLGINALRVCSTWSTYLFGAFSVLVLGYLVFTTDWSAVFGKPAGSSAMMIAGIGTIAAGGISWVPSGPDFTRYLPRSASSRAMVGATIGGAGVVVLPMVLMGAVMAVGTPDLATAQDPVSFIGELLPTWIAVPYLLIALVGMLLINSMSMYSAGFTAQTLGIKVPRAAAVSVNAVISLVFGFLLMVVATSFFGSFISFLTLLAVAFSAWIGVFGVDMLRRTAYDGPALLDTTRTSAYWYKGGFAWQAMTAWALALVVGLLFTKVDWFAGPLASTWIGENGLGWAAGILTSAVLYAVLPRTAPVEPAAAGERELAGSLSN
- a CDS encoding LLM class flavin-dependent oxidoreductase → MPITVARFNLVDPDGTPESLSARYKAALEMARYADDRGIDTIQTEEHHGTGNNWLPSPFAFAGAVFGATRRIAVTVSAIIGPLYDPLRVAEDIAVLDLLSGGRLVTVAGIGYRPEEYEQHGVEWGRRGRLQDELLETLLKAWTGEPFEFRGRTVRVTPVPFTRPHPLLLVGGSSEAAARRAARLGLPFFPSAHLPELEAYYTARLAEYGTEGFCMMPAAETPLLHIAEDPDRVWAEHGERFLHEAGMYASWQSKDIRSAVRSAARSVAELRAEGVYRILTPDEAVAYGRAAGEAGNLVLHPLCGGMPLDEGWRSLHLLCEQVLPRLRG
- a CDS encoding sugar porter family MFS transporter, with amino-acid sequence MTSSTSRAPAPGGGSSPHPEHLGHVIFIAAAAAMGGFLFGYDSSVINGAVVAIRERFDVGSAALAQVIAAALIGCAFGAATAGRIADRIGRIRCMQIAALLFTASALGSALPFALWDLAMWRVIGGIGIGMASVIGPAYIAEVSPAAYRGRLASFQQAAIVIGIAVSQLVNWAILNLADGDQRGNIAGLEAWQWMLGVMVVPAALYGLMSFVIPESPRFLISVGRNDEARKVLTEVEGSKIDLEERVAEIEHAMRSEHKSTFKDLLGGRFGFLPIVWVGIGLSLFQQLVGINVIFYYSSSLWQSVGIDASASFLYSFETSVVNIIGTVIAMIFVDRIGRKPLALIGSVGMSISLGLAAWAFSYKSGVGDDISLPHAQGIVALVAANCFVLFFALSWGVVVWVLLGEMFPGRIRAAALGVAAAAQWIANWVITVSFPSLSDWNLSGAYMIYTGFALLSIPFILKWVPETKGKALEEMG
- a CDS encoding AAA family ATPase — protein: MHLKSLTLRGFKSFASATTLRFEPGITCVVGPNGSGKSNVVDALSWVMGEQGAKSLRGGKMEDVIFAGTTGRPPLGRAEVSLTIDNSDGALPIDYAEVTITRIMFRGGSSEYQINGDTCRLLDIQELLSDSGIGREMHVIVGQGQLDSVLHADPMGRRAFIEEAAGVLKHRKRKEKALRKLDAMQANLARVQDLGDELRRQLKPLGRQAAVARRAAVIQADLRDARLRLLADDLVVLRRALDAEIADEAALKERKEAAEAQLAGAVRREAELEEAVRELAPRLQRAQQTWYELSQLAERVRGTASLADARVKSASAPAEEERRGRDPEEMEREAARIREQEAELTAALEAASRALEDTAEHRAELERALAEEERRLRDAARAIADRREGLARLTGRLGAARSRAGAAQAEIDRLVAARDEAQSRAAAAQQEYEALAEEVGGLDDPSAGTDHESARERLARAEAELSAAREDLSGAERSRAAVSARRDALALGLRRKDGTGALLAARERLAGLLGPAAQRLSVAPGYEVAVAAALGSAADALAVASPGAAAEAIRHLREADAGRATLLIAPAAAPALPGQASAGPADGDVAGAAAAGGAGSPGAVPRPAPSRDGDLPAHAPHLPVSVGASASAPAPEPLAGGAPAGAPVPAAGLVGGDAEVRRAVEWVLRDHVVVGTLDEAEALIAQRPDAVAVTLDGDVLGAHLAHGGSAGAPSLIEVQAAVDEAAGELVRLGVRCEELADARAAAQARRQDAAALVEELAERRRAAEAARAGVAQQLGRLAGQAKGAAGEAERSAAAAARAQDALEQALADVEECAERLATAEEMPVDEEPDGSRRDRLAADGANARQTEMEARLQLRTLEERVKGLAGRADSLDRGARAEREARTRAERRRARLRHEAEVARAVADGSRQLLAHVEVSLGRADEERVAAERAKGLRERELGEARNRGRELKGELDKLTDSVHRGEVLGAEQRLRIEALEARSLEEFGMAAAGLVAEYGPDQPVPPSPAAEGEVLPEDPQDPRNRPGPFVRAQQEKRLKAAERAYQQLGKVNPLALEEFAALEERHQFLSEQLEDLRKTRADLLQVVKEVDQRVEQVFTEAYRDTAREFEGVFSRLFPGGEGRLILTDPDNMLTTGIDVEARPPGKKVKRLSLLSGGERSLTAVALLVSIFMARPSPFYVMDEVEAALDDTNLQRLIRIMEELQESSQLIVITHQKRTMEVADALYGVSMQGDGVSKVISQRLR